Proteins from a single region of Halolamina sp. CBA1230:
- a CDS encoding type IV secretory system conjugative DNA transfer family protein yields MAAKREVATMREYLRVTPTSEPLNPERLPQALESLHKLTSTDSTGLADKLNPLHSDTPLRFEFLALSEGKDDPVEFYYGADDHLDTLEKRLRSVYPETFDIERTEVDIASRLVQPVEFDRETFVEHYESGELTYEFGPDEQYESGTDDNSQAGSGDAESAADGGTVGDQSADHLIEIGDTVLELAPPDAIPEDEPLTTLAKPTVTSEGTILARPASESVSPLGVRWQGSATRKQDWMTSLSPFTADDEAELPAVDQPGGALASLVDHLMEATAPVAFQVVFQRRESWQSDADLRKEDVIDGRDTLAQEIIGSLFELDDQSESRDRNQLSDAVAKRVAAIEAKNPKRSFTANIRAIGIPSGSDGRDDLDERIQSLVPVFDPLDGPYYQVAAERLRDSGFRAATKERNARAALQRLLDREITTGRGKTRPEFVLSGRELANFVLVPSSEQLTVEGARGARAEQQSRNPLPRPHQDLMSEFRDGMAIGYALDDTGEAEDEPTHIPPGLLPTHYGRFGTTGSGKSKALINDLLSLYDNTEGPTILIIPKNDDMAQNYMRAHARRFGMTDLEENVVHFPVPDVLPGFSFFNLEPSMESGRRREDAVQRKADHYEEILKLVMGTDRYERATVAPTLIKTLIKALFDEEYGRENGQYRASTDYFAHRQLEHVVDQLWEAGPPNENIGDAPRSSDEEVTRTIRRQLQLDPNTFANVMGGVGNRLAYISQDTHLRQIFNNTENQFDFRDVLDEDTVILFDLGDLRDDAARIMTGVILTNLDAALKDRKQALSQHSDDYVVNLLVDEAASVVVSDIMNDLLEKGRGFRLSVGLSMQFPEQMEAEGGRKIYLNALNNIGSSLIGKINVDRELARAMAHEEMDPADFANRIRSLPRGEWIASLPSPTFGETGPYPFSLEPLPIPPGHPESESPLTEREEEQFTETLSSMHEDISDEHGVPAEPDTATTSTPADGHEVLHIGSDDLDVAIANVIRSLQLREGCREENGWVAVEAVDDELRRLFDDVDAEPPSYDALADIRERSRYLDTTVDIDADELRIRLTDAGEEVATPDTGSVQAAGGSAHDAALRQIEEELTALGFTVSILAQDGSEKPDARASHPDVADRFAIEVETTTPENPAKVLTNLRKAQEAGDIPLFVVRPGNDETEWAERVDGILTPPVRTLQNGETRFYTTDSNVTFNGGATEDGGVTAVRPANGDENGTQNIWQRDGDEIVLRDASETEHIRLPSLEKLSKDRVPAIYSYDHAADEYVVYEHGEQHIYETKSAFEDDWVRIKKPFVPEAELQTPDYSPTSYAIVILPEEGNPVVYDTDGTYSMDTLLDTVTTSGCEETTGEQADHIQQAPQPSIDNIADDPEAVVERFAETHLVEDPESRVAAGDVYEIYEQWAEAHGIDTDSKPWFGRRLGNYVTFERNTDNENGDSVRYYEGLALKSE; encoded by the coding sequence ATGGCGGCGAAACGGGAGGTGGCGACGATGCGTGAGTATCTTCGCGTGACGCCAACCTCCGAACCCCTCAATCCGGAGCGTCTACCGCAGGCACTGGAGAGCCTCCACAAACTGACCTCAACGGACTCGACAGGGCTAGCTGACAAACTCAATCCGCTACATAGCGACACACCGCTACGCTTCGAATTTCTCGCGCTCAGCGAGGGGAAAGATGACCCCGTCGAATTCTACTACGGTGCCGACGACCATCTGGATACCCTTGAGAAACGGCTCCGGTCGGTCTATCCCGAGACGTTCGACATCGAGCGTACCGAGGTCGACATCGCATCCCGACTCGTACAGCCTGTCGAATTCGACCGCGAGACATTCGTCGAGCACTATGAGTCAGGCGAGCTCACGTACGAGTTCGGCCCTGACGAGCAATACGAGAGTGGCACTGACGACAACAGTCAAGCGGGGTCAGGGGACGCCGAATCAGCCGCGGATGGCGGAACGGTCGGCGACCAGTCTGCCGACCACCTCATCGAGATCGGCGATACTGTCCTCGAACTCGCCCCACCAGATGCGATTCCCGAGGATGAGCCACTCACGACGCTTGCCAAACCAACGGTAACATCGGAGGGGACGATACTCGCCCGGCCAGCGTCCGAATCCGTCTCCCCACTCGGCGTGCGGTGGCAGGGGTCAGCGACTCGGAAACAGGACTGGATGACCTCACTCTCGCCATTCACTGCCGACGACGAAGCAGAACTCCCAGCCGTCGATCAGCCAGGTGGTGCGCTCGCGTCGCTTGTCGACCACCTGATGGAGGCGACAGCACCAGTAGCGTTCCAAGTCGTCTTCCAACGACGCGAGAGCTGGCAGTCCGATGCCGACCTTCGCAAGGAGGACGTCATCGACGGCCGAGACACACTCGCTCAGGAGATTATTGGCTCCCTTTTCGAACTCGACGATCAGTCGGAGAGCCGGGACAGAAACCAGCTGAGCGACGCCGTTGCAAAACGTGTCGCGGCAATCGAGGCGAAAAATCCGAAGCGGTCGTTCACCGCGAACATCCGCGCAATCGGGATTCCATCCGGTAGTGACGGTCGCGATGATCTCGATGAGCGGATACAGTCACTTGTCCCAGTATTCGACCCGCTTGACGGGCCGTACTACCAGGTTGCGGCCGAACGATTACGTGACAGCGGCTTCCGGGCAGCCACGAAAGAACGAAACGCACGAGCGGCGTTGCAGCGGCTCTTGGATCGTGAGATCACGACCGGCCGTGGGAAGACCCGACCGGAGTTCGTCCTGAGCGGCCGAGAACTCGCGAATTTCGTACTCGTGCCCTCCTCAGAACAGCTGACTGTCGAGGGGGCACGTGGGGCGCGTGCGGAACAGCAGAGTCGGAACCCATTGCCACGCCCCCACCAGGACCTCATGAGTGAATTCCGCGACGGGATGGCAATCGGGTATGCCCTCGACGACACCGGCGAGGCCGAAGACGAGCCGACACACATTCCACCCGGACTGCTGCCCACTCATTACGGCCGGTTCGGAACAACCGGCTCTGGGAAGTCGAAAGCCCTCATTAACGACCTGCTGTCGCTGTACGACAACACGGAGGGGCCGACGATCCTCATCATCCCGAAGAACGACGACATGGCCCAGAACTACATGCGGGCTCACGCACGCCGGTTCGGAATGACCGACCTCGAAGAGAATGTCGTCCACTTCCCGGTCCCAGACGTCCTCCCCGGCTTCTCGTTTTTCAATCTCGAACCGTCGATGGAGAGTGGACGGCGCCGCGAAGACGCCGTCCAACGGAAGGCCGACCACTACGAGGAGATTTTGAAGCTCGTGATGGGAACCGACCGCTACGAGCGGGCGACTGTGGCCCCGACTCTCATCAAGACACTCATCAAGGCTCTGTTCGACGAGGAATACGGGCGTGAGAACGGGCAGTACCGAGCATCGACGGACTACTTCGCCCACCGACAGCTCGAACACGTCGTCGACCAGCTTTGGGAGGCCGGGCCACCGAACGAGAACATCGGCGACGCCCCGCGGTCGAGCGACGAGGAGGTCACCCGGACGATTCGACGGCAGCTCCAGTTAGATCCGAACACCTTTGCGAACGTGATGGGTGGTGTCGGAAACCGCCTTGCGTACATTTCACAGGATACGCACCTGCGGCAGATATTCAACAATACCGAGAACCAGTTCGACTTTCGGGATGTCCTCGACGAGGATACGGTCATCCTCTTCGACCTCGGCGACCTCCGCGACGACGCCGCCCGGATCATGACCGGTGTGATCCTGACCAATCTCGATGCAGCTCTCAAGGACCGCAAACAGGCCCTCTCCCAGCACTCGGACGACTACGTCGTGAACTTGCTCGTCGACGAGGCAGCGTCGGTCGTGGTCTCCGACATCATGAATGATCTCCTCGAGAAAGGCCGGGGATTCCGGCTCTCTGTTGGCCTGTCGATGCAGTTCCCCGAACAGATGGAGGCTGAAGGTGGGCGGAAGATCTACCTGAATGCTCTGAACAACATCGGCAGTTCACTCATCGGGAAAATCAACGTCGACCGGGAACTGGCACGTGCGATGGCCCACGAAGAGATGGACCCTGCGGATTTCGCCAATCGGATCCGTTCGTTGCCGCGCGGAGAGTGGATCGCCAGCTTGCCAAGCCCGACGTTCGGTGAAACGGGGCCGTATCCGTTCAGTCTCGAACCACTCCCGATCCCACCGGGCCACCCCGAGAGCGAATCCCCGCTCACTGAGCGTGAAGAGGAGCAGTTCACTGAGACGCTCTCCTCGATGCACGAGGACATCAGTGACGAACACGGTGTGCCGGCTGAGCCAGACACCGCAACAACGAGCACACCTGCCGACGGACACGAGGTGCTCCATATCGGGAGCGACGACCTGGACGTCGCGATTGCGAACGTGATTCGGAGTCTGCAGCTTCGAGAGGGCTGCCGCGAGGAGAACGGCTGGGTGGCCGTTGAAGCAGTTGATGACGAACTCAGACGACTCTTTGACGACGTCGACGCCGAGCCGCCATCGTATGATGCACTCGCGGACATTCGAGAACGATCACGATACCTCGATACGACCGTCGATATCGACGCCGACGAGCTCCGCATCCGGCTCACTGACGCCGGCGAAGAGGTCGCGACGCCCGATACTGGTAGCGTGCAGGCCGCGGGTGGAAGTGCTCACGACGCAGCACTCCGCCAGATCGAGGAAGAACTCACTGCACTCGGTTTCACCGTCTCGATCCTCGCACAGGATGGCAGCGAGAAACCTGACGCGAGGGCGAGCCACCCCGACGTTGCCGATCGATTCGCCATCGAAGTCGAAACGACGACACCCGAGAATCCCGCAAAGGTGCTCACGAATCTCCGGAAAGCCCAAGAAGCAGGGGATATCCCGCTGTTTGTCGTTCGACCAGGAAACGACGAAACTGAGTGGGCCGAGCGTGTCGACGGCATTCTCACGCCACCCGTTCGCACCCTCCAGAATGGTGAGACACGGTTCTACACGACCGACTCGAATGTCACGTTCAACGGCGGAGCGACCGAAGACGGTGGGGTGACGGCCGTGCGACCGGCGAACGGCGACGAGAACGGGACCCAGAACATCTGGCAGCGTGATGGCGACGAGATCGTCCTTCGTGATGCCAGCGAGACGGAACACATCCGCCTCCCATCGCTTGAAAAACTCTCGAAAGATCGTGTTCCGGCCATCTACAGCTACGACCACGCTGCCGACGAGTACGTCGTATACGAGCACGGTGAACAACACATCTACGAGACGAAATCGGCGTTCGAGGACGACTGGGTGCGTATCAAGAAGCCATTCGTCCCCGAAGCCGAACTTCAGACACCCGATTATAGCCCCACGTCGTACGCTATCGTCATTCTCCCTGAAGAAGGCAACCCGGTCGTGTACGATACTGACGGTACGTACTCGATGGACACCCTACTCGATACCGTCACCACAAGTGGGTGCGAAGAAACGACAGGAGAACAGGCTGACCATATTCAGCAGGCGCCTCAGCCATCGATTGACAATATTGCTGATGATCCA